GGTCAAGAATGTGCTTTCTCGCGTGTATATGTTAAAATATTGAGTCGGCTAAAAGAAAAGTAAGCTATAACAAATAGAAAGTAACAGGTGATTGCAGTGTGCGGTATCGCTGGCATACTGGGGCGAGGTTATCTGAAACCAATGATTGAAGACTATCTCTCTGTTTCGTACCTAAAGAGGGACGGGTTTTTTTAATGCCGACATTGTACATAAAATGCTGCAAGATCACCTTACGCAGAAGGAATATAATTTAGGATTGCTCTGGGCCATTTTTACCTTTCAGGTCTGGTGCGAGCAATTTATCAAGAGGTCGATTTGATGAAAGCATTAATGATGACCCCGACCGTTGACCCGTTTGATCCGGTACATGGCTTCGCTTATGCTTGGATGAAGCGAATTGCCGGGCAGGTGGATAAGCTCTCCATCATAACCTTGGTCCAACGAAATACAGAGCCAGATAGGGATTTTGAGGTATACTCCTTGGACACGAAAGGAAATCGTCTCTCAAAGTGGCTCTATTTGAATCGTCTCTTACTTACATTAGTCCCTCGGGTGGATTTGGTTTTCACTCACATGTATCCTGCCTTTCCTGTTTTGGCCTGGCCGTTTAGCCGTCTCTTTGCTAAACCTCTAGTTATGTGGTTCTGCCATGGCCATATCAGCCTGATGACCAGATTAGGTCATGCTTTGGTGAACCGGGTTGTTACCGCGTCGGAAGAGAGTTTCCGGATCAGGAGCCGGAAAGTGAAAATTATCGGGCATGGCATTGATATTGAGCGATTTTCCACTTCGAACACGCCCGCTTCTAAAGGCGGCGCAACCATTCTATCTGTGGGGAGGATATCCCCGGTAAAAGACTATACAACATTGATCGAGGCTGCTGCGATAATGGGCAGCGAATACGGTATGAAGGATATCAGAATCGTGATAGTCGGTGGTCCAGCCTCAGTATCGGAAGAGAGATACCTGGAGATGGTCAAGAATTTAACGAGAGACAGAGGAATAGAGAAAAGGGTGGAATTTGTTGGCCCTGTTCCCTATAATCAAGTGGCCGAGTATTATCGCCGGGCAGACTTATTTGTCAGTACCAGTCAAACAGGAAGCATCGACAAAGCAGTTCTGGAGGCTATGGCCAGTGGTATTCCAATCGTTACTTGCAACGAAGCTTTCTACCCATTCCTAGGTAGCTACCGTTCCATGCTCACTTTTCAGAAAAATGATCCGCACGATTTGGCGAAAAAAATTGCTGCCCTTTACTCACTGTCGGAAGAGGACAGAGAGAAAATGCGTTTCTTTCTCAAAGGTATAGTTGAAACTGAACATAGCCTTGATGTC
This DNA window, taken from Chloroflexota bacterium, encodes the following:
- a CDS encoding glycosyltransferase family 4 protein yields the protein MKALMMTPTVDPFDPVHGFAYAWMKRIAGQVDKLSIITLVQRNTEPDRDFEVYSLDTKGNRLSKWLYLNRLLLTLVPRVDLVFTHMYPAFPVLAWPFSRLFAKPLVMWFCHGHISLMTRLGHALVNRVVTASEESFRIRSRKVKIIGHGIDIERFSTSNTPASKGGATILSVGRISPVKDYTTLIEAAAIMGSEYGMKDIRIVIVGGPASVSEERYLEMVKNLTRDRGIEKRVEFVGPVPYNQVAEYYRRADLFVSTSQTGSIDKAVLEAMASGIPIVTCNEAFYPFLGSYRSMLTFQKNDPHDLAKKIAALYSLSEEDREKMRFFLKGIVETEHSLDVWLPRLISVFREVLKRN